The following coding sequences lie in one Streptomyces sp. NBC_00510 genomic window:
- a CDS encoding sterol desaturase family protein has protein sequence MPQLPDAVMWSIPAFVLLTVLELISYRIRPDEDAAGYAAKDTATSLSMGLGSLFFDFLWKIPIVAVYTAVYAFSPLRVPVVWWTIPLMLLAQDFFYYWQHRGHHVVRILWASHVVHHSSRKFNLSTALRQPWTGMTSWVFYLPMIVCGVHPAALAFCSSLNLVYQFWIHTERVDKLSRPVEFVLNTPSHHRVHHASQGGYLDRNFGGILIVWDRLFGSFAAEAQRPVFGLTKNITTFNPLRVATHEYAAIARDVAAARTWRDRAGHVLRGPGWRPRGEEPAA, from the coding sequence ATGCCGCAACTGCCCGATGCCGTGATGTGGTCGATACCCGCGTTCGTGCTGCTCACCGTCCTGGAGCTGATCAGCTACCGGATCCGTCCGGACGAGGACGCCGCCGGCTACGCCGCCAAGGACACCGCGACGAGCCTGTCGATGGGACTCGGCAGCCTGTTCTTCGACTTCCTCTGGAAGATCCCGATCGTCGCGGTATACACCGCTGTGTACGCGTTCAGCCCGTTGCGGGTGCCCGTGGTGTGGTGGACGATCCCGCTGATGCTGCTCGCGCAGGACTTCTTCTACTACTGGCAGCACCGCGGCCACCACGTGGTCCGCATCCTGTGGGCGTCCCACGTGGTGCACCACTCCAGCCGGAAGTTCAACCTCTCCACCGCGCTGCGCCAGCCCTGGACCGGCATGACGTCGTGGGTGTTCTACCTGCCGATGATCGTCTGCGGGGTGCACCCGGCGGCACTGGCGTTCTGCTCCTCGCTCAACCTCGTCTACCAGTTCTGGATCCACACCGAGCGCGTCGACAAGCTCTCCCGCCCGGTGGAGTTCGTCCTCAACACGCCCTCGCACCACCGCGTGCACCACGCCTCGCAGGGCGGCTACCTGGACCGCAACTTCGGCGGCATCCTGATCGTCTGGGACCGGCTGTTCGGTTCCTTCGCGGCGGAGGCGCAGCGCCCGGTCTTCGGGCTCACCAAGAACATCACCACGTTCAACCCGCTGCGCGTGGCCACCCACGAGTACGCCGCGATCGCCCGGGACGTCGCCGCCGCCCGCACCTGGCGCGACCGAGCGGGCCACGTCCTGCGCGGTCCCGGCTGGCGTCCGCGGGGCGAGGAGCCGGCGGCGTGA
- a CDS encoding lysoplasmalogenase, with translation MTRERAARAALAVFAVVAVVHLAAQLAGSVTADHLTKPVLVPLLAVCAALRSGPRLLVAALLCGWAGDVLLQLDGDASFLAGMGAFAAGHVCYLTLFAARGAFTDRRRAAVTAAGYAVAWVAALVVVWPGLPSGLRIPVAAYSLLLTAMAAGAAALGPRATAVGGALFLLSDTLLAIRLADLPQLPAADFWIMLTYLGAQFLLATGRYGGTTPFVRPARTTSVCAPP, from the coding sequence GTGACGCGGGAGCGCGCCGCCCGCGCGGCACTGGCCGTCTTCGCGGTGGTGGCCGTGGTCCACCTGGCCGCCCAGCTCGCGGGGTCGGTGACGGCCGACCACCTCACCAAGCCCGTCCTGGTGCCGCTGCTCGCGGTCTGCGCGGCGCTGCGGAGCGGCCCCCGGCTGCTGGTCGCCGCGCTGCTGTGCGGCTGGGCCGGGGACGTGCTGCTGCAGCTCGACGGGGACGCGTCCTTCCTCGCCGGGATGGGCGCCTTCGCGGCCGGGCACGTCTGTTACCTCACACTTTTCGCCGCCCGCGGGGCCTTCACCGACCGGCGGCGCGCCGCCGTGACGGCGGCCGGTTACGCGGTCGCGTGGGTCGCCGCGCTCGTCGTGGTGTGGCCGGGCCTGCCTTCCGGGCTGCGGATCCCGGTCGCCGCGTACAGCCTGCTGCTGACGGCGATGGCGGCCGGCGCGGCCGCGCTCGGCCCGCGGGCGACGGCGGTGGGCGGGGCGCTCTTCCTGCTCTCCGACACCCTGCTCGCGATCCGGCTCGCCGACCTCCCGCAGCTCCCGGCGGCCGACTTCTGGATCATGCTCACCTATCTCGGGGCGCAGTTCCTGCTCGCCACCGGCCGGTACGGTGGTACGACCCCATTCGTACGACCAGCGAGGACGACCTCCGTATGCGCGCCACCGTGA
- a CDS encoding zinc-dependent alcohol dehydrogenase family protein — MRATVIHAPHDIRVEEVPDPVVRQPTDAVVRVVLACICGSDLWAYRGESARQPGQRIGHEFLGVVEETGSEVSGLKPGDLVVSPFVWSDGTCAYCAEGLTTSCPAGGFWGQVGSDGGQGEAVRVPFADATLVRLPAEALSDDRLLAGLLTLSDVLGTGHHAAVGAGVRPGATVAVVGDGAVGLCGVLAARRLGAERIIALGRHEARTGIARTFGATDVVAERGEAAVAAVRELTGGHGAHAVIEAVGTEQSMRTAVAITRDGGAVGYVGVPHGSGTGLDLSDMFDRNVSLRGGVAPVRTYIPELLPDVLDGTVDPSPVFDLTVGLDGVPGGYKAMDGRTALKVLVKA; from the coding sequence ATGCGCGCCACCGTGATCCACGCCCCCCACGACATACGGGTGGAGGAGGTGCCGGACCCGGTGGTCCGGCAGCCCACCGACGCGGTGGTGCGCGTGGTGCTGGCCTGCATCTGCGGCAGCGACCTGTGGGCGTACCGCGGCGAGTCGGCCCGGCAGCCGGGACAGCGCATCGGGCACGAGTTCCTCGGCGTCGTGGAGGAGACCGGCTCCGAGGTGTCCGGGCTCAAGCCGGGCGACCTGGTCGTCTCGCCCTTCGTGTGGTCCGACGGTACGTGCGCCTACTGCGCGGAGGGTCTGACGACCTCCTGCCCGGCCGGCGGCTTCTGGGGCCAGGTCGGCTCCGACGGCGGCCAGGGCGAGGCCGTGCGCGTGCCGTTCGCGGACGCCACCCTCGTACGGCTGCCCGCCGAGGCGCTCTCCGACGACCGCCTGCTGGCCGGTCTGCTCACCCTCTCCGACGTACTGGGCACCGGCCACCACGCCGCCGTCGGCGCCGGTGTGCGGCCCGGCGCCACGGTCGCGGTCGTCGGGGACGGCGCGGTCGGACTGTGCGGTGTGCTGGCCGCCCGGCGGCTCGGCGCGGAGCGGATCATCGCGCTCGGCCGGCACGAGGCCCGCACCGGGATCGCCCGCACCTTCGGCGCCACCGACGTCGTCGCCGAGCGCGGCGAGGCCGCCGTCGCGGCGGTCCGCGAACTGACCGGCGGCCACGGCGCCCACGCGGTCATCGAGGCCGTCGGCACCGAGCAGTCGATGCGCACCGCCGTCGCCATCACCCGCGACGGCGGCGCCGTCGGCTACGTCGGCGTCCCGCACGGCAGCGGCACCGGCCTCGACCTGAGCGACATGTTCGACCGCAACGTCTCCCTGCGCGGCGGCGTCGCCCCGGTCCGCACCTACATCCCCGAACTGCTCCCGGACGTCCTCGACGGCACCGTCGACCCGTCCCCGGTCTTCGACCTCACCGTCGGCCTGGACGGCGTCCCCGGCGGCTACAAGGCGATGGACGGGCGCACCGCGCTGAAGGTCCTGGTCAAGGCCTGA
- a CDS encoding S8 family serine peptidase: protein MAPLPRRRRAFAIPIGVAVASALAFLPNAASAATAGSASGGGSAAYDGPTLSYVVNTKTDRGTIKSVERAVSRSGGDVVTTYDRIGVIVVHSANPAFASEMRKVRGVQTAGATRTAALSTASTTELGAVQEITAADAARAKSAATAAQEPMEPDQWDLPAIRADKAARINPGSRKVTVAVIDTGVDDTHPDLTANFSASQSANCVGGKADTGPGAWRPYTPDAYHGTHVAGEIAAARNGIGVAGVAPGVKVASIKVADPVTQLFFPESVVCAFVFAADHGVEITNNSYYIDPWLYNCFGDADQRAIVDAVNRAAQYSHKKGVLNVASAGNSNHDLDSDAIVDSTSPDDTTPVTRTIDPHVCWDIPTQLPGVVTVSATGVQKLKSYYSSYGLGVVDVAGPGGDRYQIPATPSANGRILSTLPGNTYGYLQGTSMASPHVAAVAALIKSRHPHASPEQLQWMLKAQADDPGCPTGLYDPDGNGVQDATCTTGRHVTSFYGHGVVDALDAVTK, encoded by the coding sequence ATGGCTCCACTGCCAAGACGGCGCCGCGCCTTCGCGATACCGATCGGTGTCGCGGTGGCGAGTGCTCTCGCCTTCCTGCCGAACGCCGCCTCGGCCGCCACCGCCGGATCCGCCTCGGGCGGCGGCAGTGCCGCGTACGACGGCCCGACGCTGTCGTACGTGGTCAACACCAAGACCGACCGGGGAACCATCAAGTCCGTGGAGCGGGCCGTGTCCCGCAGCGGTGGCGACGTCGTCACCACCTACGACCGGATCGGCGTGATCGTCGTCCACTCGGCGAACCCCGCGTTCGCCTCCGAGATGCGCAAGGTCCGCGGTGTGCAGACCGCCGGGGCGACCCGGACGGCCGCGCTGTCCACGGCGTCGACGACGGAGCTGGGCGCGGTGCAGGAGATCACGGCCGCCGACGCCGCCCGGGCGAAGTCCGCGGCCACCGCCGCTCAGGAGCCGATGGAGCCGGACCAGTGGGACCTGCCGGCCATCAGGGCCGACAAGGCCGCCCGGATCAACCCGGGCAGCCGCAAGGTCACCGTCGCCGTCATCGACACCGGCGTCGACGACACGCACCCGGACCTCACCGCCAACTTCTCCGCCTCGCAGTCCGCCAACTGCGTGGGCGGCAAGGCCGACACCGGCCCCGGCGCCTGGCGCCCGTACACCCCGGACGCCTACCACGGCACGCACGTCGCGGGTGAGATCGCCGCGGCGCGCAACGGGATCGGCGTGGCCGGTGTGGCCCCGGGCGTGAAGGTCGCCTCCATCAAGGTGGCCGACCCCGTCACGCAGCTGTTCTTCCCGGAGAGCGTGGTCTGCGCCTTCGTCTTCGCCGCCGACCACGGCGTCGAGATCACCAACAACAGCTACTACATCGACCCGTGGCTCTACAACTGCTTCGGCGACGCCGACCAGCGGGCCATCGTCGACGCCGTCAACCGGGCCGCGCAGTACTCCCACAAGAAGGGCGTGTTGAACGTCGCCTCGGCGGGCAACTCCAACCACGACCTCGACTCGGACGCGATCGTCGACTCGACGAGCCCCGACGACACCACCCCGGTCACCCGGACCATCGACCCGCACGTCTGCTGGGACATCCCGACCCAACTGCCGGGCGTCGTCACCGTCTCCGCGACCGGCGTGCAGAAGCTGAAGTCGTACTACTCCAGCTACGGTCTCGGCGTCGTCGACGTCGCGGGCCCCGGCGGCGACCGCTACCAGATCCCCGCCACCCCCTCGGCCAACGGGCGGATCCTGTCCACCCTGCCCGGCAACACCTACGGCTACCTGCAGGGCACGTCGATGGCCAGCCCGCACGTGGCCGCCGTCGCCGCGCTCATCAAGAGCCGCCACCCGCACGCCTCCCCGGAGCAACTGCAGTGGATGCTCAAGGCCCAGGCCGACGACCCGGGTTGCCCGACGGGTCTGTACGACCCGGACGGCAACGGCGTGCAGGACGCCACCTGCACCACCGGCCGGCACGTGACCAGCTTCTACGGCCACGGCGTCGTCGACGCCCTGGACGCCGTCACGAAGTGA
- a CDS encoding DUF485 domain-containing protein: MDPARPSASSGPPSADSYAEVQASAEFAQLRRSYRSFAFPLTVAFITWYLLYVLLSNYAGGFMDTKVVGHINVALVFGLAQFATTFGIAVWYSRHANAKLDARADAIKASLEGPGPQGTDDTESTEATA; encoded by the coding sequence GTGGACCCCGCACGACCGTCGGCAAGCTCCGGTCCGCCGTCTGCCGACTCGTACGCCGAGGTGCAGGCGAGCGCGGAGTTCGCCCAACTGCGCCGCTCATACCGCTCGTTCGCGTTCCCGCTCACGGTCGCGTTCATCACCTGGTACCTGCTCTACGTCCTGCTGTCGAACTACGCCGGCGGCTTCATGGACACCAAGGTCGTGGGCCACATCAACGTGGCCCTCGTCTTCGGGCTCGCGCAGTTCGCCACCACCTTCGGGATCGCCGTGTGGTACTCCCGGCACGCGAACGCCAAGCTCGACGCCCGCGCGGACGCCATCAAGGCGAGCCTGGAAGGCCCTGGCCCCCAGGGCACCGACGACACCGAGAGCACGGAGGCCACCGCATGA
- a CDS encoding cation acetate symporter, whose product MTALHTTGVQVVAVGASEHRPLIITLFSVFVVATLGITVWAGRQTKDATDFYAGGRSFSGFQNGLAISGDYMSAASFLGIAGSIALVGYDGFLYSIGFLVAWLVALLLVAEPLRNSGRFTMADALAFRLRQRPVRTAAGISTIVVSIFYLLAQMVGAGALVALLLGITGEGPRRLIVILVGVVMVLYVTIGGMKGTTWVQMVKAVLLIGGTLLITFLVFAKFHWNLSSLLGAAAEKSGKGAAFLEPGLKYGVTATSKIDFISLGLALVLGTAGLPHILIRFYTVPTARAARTSVNWAIGIIGCFYLMTIALGFGAAALLTPETITTSNAAGNTAAPLLAQEIGGGADSTGGAILLAVISAVAFATILAVVAGLTLASSSSFAHDLYANVIRKGTASEKEEVAAAKIAAVAIGAVAILLGIFAGKLNIAFLVALAFAVAASANLPTLLYSLFWKRFNTTGALWSIYGGLITSVFLVVFSPVVSGKETAMFPGVDFHWFPLENPGIVSIPVGFLLGVVGTLLSKPEEDADRKYAELEVRSLTGAGAH is encoded by the coding sequence ATGACCGCGCTGCACACCACGGGAGTCCAGGTGGTCGCGGTCGGCGCGAGCGAACACCGACCGCTCATCATCACCCTGTTCTCGGTCTTCGTCGTCGCGACGCTCGGCATCACCGTCTGGGCCGGCCGCCAGACCAAGGACGCCACCGACTTCTACGCCGGCGGCCGTTCCTTCAGCGGCTTCCAGAACGGCCTGGCGATCTCCGGCGACTACATGTCGGCCGCGTCCTTCCTGGGCATCGCGGGTTCCATCGCCCTCGTCGGCTACGACGGCTTCCTCTACTCGATCGGATTCCTCGTCGCCTGGCTGGTGGCGCTGCTGCTGGTCGCCGAACCCCTGCGCAACTCCGGCCGGTTCACCATGGCGGACGCCCTCGCCTTCCGGCTGCGGCAGCGCCCGGTGCGCACGGCCGCGGGCATCTCGACCATCGTTGTCAGCATCTTCTACCTGCTGGCCCAGATGGTGGGCGCGGGCGCCCTGGTGGCCCTGCTGCTCGGCATCACCGGTGAGGGGCCGCGCCGTCTGATCGTCATCCTCGTCGGCGTCGTCATGGTGCTGTACGTGACCATCGGCGGCATGAAGGGCACCACCTGGGTGCAGATGGTCAAGGCGGTGCTGCTGATCGGCGGGACCCTGCTGATCACGTTCCTGGTCTTCGCCAAGTTCCACTGGAACCTGTCGTCGCTGCTCGGCGCCGCCGCGGAGAAGAGCGGCAAGGGCGCGGCCTTCCTGGAGCCGGGCCTGAAGTACGGCGTCACGGCCACCTCGAAGATCGACTTCATCTCGCTGGGCCTGGCCCTCGTGCTCGGCACCGCGGGCCTGCCGCACATCCTGATCCGCTTCTACACCGTGCCCACCGCCCGGGCCGCCCGTACCTCGGTGAACTGGGCGATCGGCATCATCGGCTGCTTCTACCTGATGACGATCGCGCTGGGCTTCGGGGCCGCCGCCCTGCTCACCCCGGAGACGATCACCACCTCCAACGCGGCAGGCAACACCGCGGCCCCGCTGCTCGCGCAGGAGATCGGCGGCGGCGCGGACTCCACGGGCGGCGCGATCCTGCTCGCCGTGATCTCCGCGGTCGCCTTCGCCACGATCCTGGCCGTGGTCGCGGGCCTCACCCTCGCCTCCTCGTCGTCCTTCGCGCACGACCTGTACGCCAACGTCATCCGCAAGGGCACGGCGAGCGAGAAGGAGGAGGTCGCGGCGGCGAAGATCGCGGCGGTCGCCATCGGGGCCGTGGCGATCCTGCTCGGCATCTTCGCGGGCAAGCTCAACATCGCCTTCCTGGTCGCCCTGGCCTTCGCCGTCGCGGCGTCCGCGAACCTGCCGACGCTCCTGTACAGCCTGTTCTGGAAGCGTTTCAACACCACCGGGGCGCTGTGGAGCATCTACGGCGGTCTGATCACCTCCGTGTTCCTGGTGGTCTTCTCGCCCGTGGTCTCGGGCAAGGAGACCGCGATGTTCCCCGGCGTGGACTTCCACTGGTTCCCGCTGGAGAACCCCGGGATCGTCTCCATCCCCGTCGGTTTCCTGCTCGGTGTGGTGGGCACGCTCCTGTCCAAGCCGGAAGAGGACGCCGACCGCAAGTACGCGGAACTGGAGGTCCGCTCCCTCACGGGAGCCGGAGCGCATTAA